The Brachionichthys hirsutus isolate HB-005 chromosome 3, CSIRO-AGI_Bhir_v1, whole genome shotgun sequence genome has a window encoding:
- the fkbp14 gene encoding peptidyl-prolyl cis-trans isomerase FKBP14, translated as MIVFSISFLLPSLLLFVTGGKLPEPEVKVEVMHKPFMCQRKSKYGDMLLVHYEGFLESNGTLFHSSHRDGDKNPVWFTLGTEEVIKGWDKGLQNMCTGERRKLTVPPSLAYGKEGKGKIPPSSTLIFDLELMDIRNGPRSHDSFRDMDLDNDWKLSKKEVKEYLKKEFEKHGYSSNDTHHELMVDDIFNNEDEDKDGFISSREFVYRHDEL; from the exons ATGattgttttttccatttctttcttaCTTCCCtcgctgttgttgtttgtcacTGGGGGTAAACTGCCTGAGCCAGAAGTTAAAGTTGAGGTTATGCACAAACCCTTCATGTGTCAACGCAAGTCAAAATATGGAGACATGCTTCTTGTTCATTACGAAGGATTCTTGGAGAGTAACGGCACCCTGTTTCATTCCAG CCACAGAGATGGGGATAAAAACCCAGTTTGGTTTACTCTCGGGACCGAAGAGGTGATCAAGGGATGGGATAAGGGTCTGCAGAACATGTGCACGGGAGAGCGAAGGAAACTGACCGTCCCTCCATCTCTGGCatatggaaaggaaggaaaag gAAAGATTCCTCCGAGCAGCACCCTCATTTTTGACCTTGAGCTCATGGACATCCGAAATGGTCCCAGATCACATGACTCTTTCCGAGACATGGATCTTGATAATGATTGGAAACTCTCCAAGAAGGAG GTGAAAGAGTACCTGAAGAAGGAATTTGAGAAGCATGGATACTCATCGAACGATACACACCATGAGTTGATGGTAGACGACATCTTCAACAATGAGGATGAAGATAAAGATGGTTTCATATCTTCAAGGGAATTTGTCTACCGACACGATGAGCTTTGA
- the plekha8 gene encoding pleckstrin homology domain-containing family A member 8: MEGILYKWTNYISGWQPRWFVLNGGTLSYYDSQEDAWKGCKGSIKMSVCEIQVHSSDSTRVDLTIPGEQYFYLRSINAAERQKWLVALGTAKACLTDNRTKREKELQENTEALKTKMSELRLYCDLLLQQVNKIKENDELADTAETSVDTGNMVKSTCTTFLKTLEECMQIASSTFSPDMVTQSPPGSPPVAAIKPQKIKPVDNLSQSRGGKWSDVAETSGDGNAPENKIIDSGNKEPDEPDRPEHRCSGSGNSEIIAANGEKTVHKQSVEPTLPTTHNASETEEYDQPAEEIEENHADQRKAEHEDKLGPDQNQQNNHKEVVTAFHPQHQQEAGNDQEEAQQEGETCRDSESEDEEQVETFFSTMSHRFSDISLDDGNGIPTQEFLDSCYAIVPVLDKLGSTVFAPVKMDFVGNIKKIHQKLMSEPDGFPTLQSIVLHEVHRDVAQVRNSATEALLWLTRGLKFLKEFLSAVNDGQEDIHGALNTAYGKTLRQYHGWVVRGVFALALRAAPSYQSFTAALASSEGDELKKGFTSSLHRDLEIYLPAMEQHLAVLDGLYEEYNLESDEVV; this comes from the exons atgGAAGGAATTCTGTATAAATGGACCAATTACATCAGCG GTTGGCAACCTCGCTGGTTTGTGCTCAACGGGGGAACGCTGTCCTATTACGATTCTCAGGAAGATGCTTGGAAAGGTTGCAAGGGCAGCATTAAAATGTCGGTTTGTGAGATCCAAG TTCATTCCTCTGACTCGACGCGGGTCGACCTGACCATACCTGGAGAGCAATACTTTTACCTTCGATCCATTAATGCGGCTGAGAGGCAGAAGTGGCTGGTGGCACTGGGAACAGCCAAAGCTTGTCTTACAGACAACCGAACAAAGAGGGAAAAAG AGCTCCAGGAGAACACGGAGGCACTGAAAACCAAGATGTCAGAACTCAGATTGTACTGTGACCTTCTTCTACAACAAGTGAACAAGATCAAAGAGAATGATGAGCTCGCAGACACAGCAGAG ACGAGCGTTGACACTGGGAACATGGTGAAGTCTACATGCACTACTTTCCTTAAGACTCTAGAGGAATGCATGCAGATAGCAAGTTCTACTTTCAGTCCAGATATGGTAACACAGAGTCCTCCGGGATCTCCTCCAGTAGCAGCAATTAAACCTCAAAAG ATTAAACCTGTTGATAATTTAAGTCAAAGCCGTGGAGGAAA GTGGAGTGATGTGGCCGAAACCTCAGGAGATGGAAATGCACCAGAGAACAAGATCATTGACTCTGGAAACAAGGAACCAGATGAGCCAGATAGACCAGAACACCGTTGTTCCGGATCAGGAAATTCAG AAATCATTGCAGCCAATGGGGAAAAAACAGTCCACAAGCAGTCAGTTGAGCCCACTTTACCCactacccacaatgcatctgaGACTGAAGAGTATGACCAACCAGCAGAGGAGATTGAGGAAAATCATGCTGATCAAAGGAAGGCAGAACATGAGGATAAGCTTGGACCAGACCAAAATCAGCAGAACAACCATAAGGAAGTCGTCACTGCTTTCCACCCTCAGCACCAACAGGAAGCGGGTAACGACCAGGAGGAAGCGCAACAGGAAGGCGAGACGTGCAGAGATTCAGAGTCAGAAGATGAAGAGCAGGTGGAAACGTTCTTCAGCACAATGAGCCACAG ATTTAGTGACATAAGCCTGGATGACGGCAATGGTATCCCTACTCAAGAATTTTTGGATTCATGCTATGCAATAGTGCCTGTATTAG ACAAGCTGGGGTCGACGGTGTTTGCGCCAGTTAAAATGGATTTTGTTGGAAATATTAAG AAAATTCACCAGAAGCTGATGTCGGAGCCTGACGGCTTCCCCACCCTCCAGTCCATCGTGCTGCATGAGGTCCATAGAGACGTGGCCCAGGTTCGTAACTCGGCCACCGAGGCTCTGCTGTGGCTCACACGAGGTCTGAAGTTCCTCAAAGAGTTCTTGTCAGCCGTCAATGACGGACAAGAGGACATCCATGGAGCGCTAA aTACTGCCTATGGAAAGACTCTTCGTCAGTACCATGGATGGGTTGTGCGAGGTGTTTTTGCT TTGGCCCTGAGGGCCGCCCCGTCCTATCAGAGCTTCACCGCCGCCTTGGCGTCAAGCGAGGGTGACGAGCTGAAGAAGGGCTTCACCAGCAGCTTGCACAGGGACCTGGAAATTTACCTGCCTGCCATGGAGCAGCATCTGGCCGTCCTCGATGGCCTTTATGAAGAATACAACCTGGAATCAGATGAAGTGGTGTAG
- the colq gene encoding acetylcholinesterase collagenic tail peptide — translation MTPLTLGLYLPLWFWCGLAQPSFLDSSSSLPAALRSQEPQKRSKPCCLLSPPPPPLFPPPPSFWRLHANNEDFSYRHSNSESSNGDKVSSCVRGPRGPAGPPGIEGPPGLPGIEGHGGEKGEIGRPGQKGRTGPPGLPGKQGAAGWPGPSGPKGDKGDSGLMGLPGARGPIGPRGSPGYKGEKGYRGDRGESGTKGNKGAMGFPGMLGQKGEMGPKGEPGISGNRGPTGRPGKRGKQGGKGDPGSIGPMGPAGPQGPAGRPGPPGSPATGLYMAGTKGARGPPGPPGKCSCGSLSSPFDDYPSRGNYLKVPAIFVVSNEEELERLHTDNALAFRKDQKSLYFKDIDGWLPIQTFPFQLMPFQSMENAPDDEGYCGDGIVQISSGEQCDDRNRVVTDGCIKCKHAYCGDGYRYEGAEECDGKDFGYQTCNSYLPGSYGHLKCTRYCAIDSTNCKYFT, via the exons ATGACTCCTCTAACACTTGGACTGTATCTTCCACTGTGGTTCTGGTGTGGGCTGGCCCAGCCCTCCTTTCTGGACAGCTCTAGTTCATTACCAGCAG CTCTCAGATCCCAGGAGCCGCAGAAGAGATCAAAACCATGCTGTTTGCTGagtccacctccacccccaCTGTTTCCTCCACCCCCCTCATTTTGGCGCCTCCACGCTAAC AATGAAGACTTTTCATATCGCCATAGTAATTCAGAGTCGAGTAATGGAGACAAAGTTTCTTCCTGTGTCCGAGGGCCCCGTGGGCCTGCCGGCCCCCCCGGCATTGAG GGTCCGCCTGGATTGCCCGGGATAGAAGGGCATGGGGGAGAAAAG GGAGAAATCGGAAGACCTGGGCAAAAG GGTCGGACAGGTCCTCCAGGACTTCCTGGAAAACAGGGAGCAGCTGGATGGCCAGGACCAAGTGGGCCCAAA GGGGATAAAGGTGACTCGGGGCTTATGGGTTTACCTGGAGCCAGAGGACCAATCGGGCCACGG GGTTCACCTGGATATAAAGGGGAAAAG GGCTATCGAGGTGACCGTGGTGAGAGTGGGACGAAAGGCAACAAG GGAGCAATGGGATTCCCAGGAATGCTGGGACAAAAA GGTGAAATGGGTCCAAAAGGAGAACCTGGAATCTCGGGAAACAGAGGACCCACTGGCCGACCAGGGAAGAGAGGCAAACAG GGAGGGAAAGGAGACCCAGGAAGTATTGGTCCCATGGGACCTGCAGGCCCACAGGGCCCGGCGGGTCGCCCTGGTCCCCCCGGCTCACCGGCCACAG GGCTGTACATGGCCGGAACAAAGGGTGCCCGCGGCCCGCCGGGACCTCCAGGAAAATGTAGCTGTGGCTCGCTCAGTTCTCCATTTGACGATTATCCTTCCAGAGGAAATTACCTCAAAGTACCAGCG ATATTCGTTGTGAGCAATGAGGAAGAATTGGAACGCCTTCACACAGATAATGCTCTCGCATTCCGCAAAGACCAGAAATCTCTTTATTTCAAAGACATTGATGGGTGGCTACCCATCCAG ACTTTTCCATTCCAGCTGATGCCCTTCCAGTCCATGGAAAATGCACCCGATGATGAAGGTTACTGTGGTGACGGGATAGTGCAGATTTCCAGCGGAGAGCAGTGTGATGACAGAAACAGAGTTGTTACTGATGGCTGCATCA AGTGTAAACACGCCTACTGTGGCGATGGATATCGCTATGAGGGTGCAGAGGAGTGTGATGGAAAGGACTTTGGATACCAGACGTGTAATTCATATCTCCCAGG CTCATATGGTCACCTGAAGTGCACGCGCTACTGTGCTATTGACTCCACCAACTGCAAGTACTTCACCTGA